One Eurosta solidaginis isolate ZX-2024a chromosome 1, ASM4086904v1, whole genome shotgun sequence genomic window, TCCTTTCGTCTCTTTTAACAATATATTATATGCTTTAGTTAATATATAATTAATTGTGTCTGTGTATATGCCTATTAGTTGTATACATATTTTAACAtacctacacacatacatatatacataaatgattcagttaaaatgtaattaaatacatacatacatatatgatatatataaattaaataaatattcattATAAACTTATAAACAGTGTGTatcttttggtgttttttttttgtttgtgatcTGGGGGAGAGTTCCTCCGAAACTATTGTGAATTGAAATAATAATTATCAATAAAGATCTCACAACGAGTGACTTACCATAGTTTATTTTGAACACTAACTTCGAAAAAATTCGTAATAAAGTGCAAATATTGGAAATAGTTCCGAACTTCTACtccgaaaatttttaaataaaacgtgACTGCATTGTGGCGAATATGAGCAGTTCTATACATGACTAtgttgctagtaaataaatgcacaacaacagcaaagtaagcaaccacacatacatgcaaacagcgaagctaagagcgaagagattatttcacatacacattaTTATAATAGATCAAAATCTAAGTTGGTCATCGCATATCTCTGCTGTCAAGCAATATATGCTATCAGCCGTACGTTCTTTCTATACTTTAAGAAAAGTATGCTCTAACAGATTACTGACATTGGTGTATCATGGATTAATCCACTCAAAATTGCAATACGGGGtcagttgttggggtggtgcctacAGCACTAAGATTAGATCTCTGTTAGTCCTTCAGAAGTGTCTTATTCGAAGAATTTGTAACACTGGTCGTCTAACGCACTCTATGGATCATTTCAGAAAACTTAATATCCTCCCTTACGtcacttatattattttaaagttttaaaaattttctttaatagaGGTGCGTGTACACAAAGCTCTATGTACAATCGCTAGGGTCTAAGAAGCAAATCGTCTTCTCACATAACCGTGCCTAGCTTTCGGACCACTCTTTTTCGTAACTCCTACACCACAATATCatgtaaattatttaataaactacCTGCAGAGTTACAAACGATTAGAAGGCAAACTGTGTTCCTGAGGGAAGTGAAGCGGTGGcttcttggtttcaatcatgGGGATATTGAAATTCTGCTGCGACCTATAATGTAATGCTGTCTTTAAAATATAGTAATAACTAATTATATGAAAGTATTTACTTTGCAcctccattttttttatattcaatagtTATATAAAGCTCACTTAAagatattttccttttctttggttttgttcttttttatatatgtacatatatgttcatGTATCATCAGtatgcgccccacaagcatcTATAATAAAAAATGAAGGATATGACATTTCCACTGTTCTTAAAATGAATAACTATTATAAGAAAATagtgaataaacaaacaaacaaacaaacaaacatgtaGTAATCACCTAAGatcagaagttattactcacacatacacactcacATAACTAGAACACAAAAGTGAATACCAGACAGATAAAGGAGAAATAGGCGAATGAGACAACTGAGAGTGTAAAGGCAGCGCCAGCTGagaaataatcaatcagtttcaTTTCGACACCTATGTATAAGTGAATTACGCGATTAATtaatttgtgaagtactactacaaaAGTAGAGTTgtaaaataaagaacattttgcagtACTGCATATTTGAGTTATTCATTCGACAGCTAAGCGATACGAGCTATaaaagaaggtgcaaaataatcaggaattcttaaaattcgttacagtatgtatcaAAAGTATTAATAAGTATAATACTCCTAAAAACAACTTCAAGAAATGTTAAGATCTCCGAAAAAATCtcttaaattaataaatacaacttgcgatatacctccgaagagaattccggccgagcttcttttctgcctgcgtcgtgctccttttcgattcttcctacaaattggcgggacgggacctacatacatgttttacgccaactccgaacggcatctgcaagacagatgagttttcattgagaagcttttcattgcagaaatacactcgaataTTCAGAATAATTCCGGGTAATGACTCCGAAAAAACTGGGACTCCTAAATTATTAGCAATAACATTTAAAACATTCggattatttctaaaaattaagtttgaagTAGAAGTATTCGGAAAATAACCTTTAGAGAACTCggaataaattcaaaaatttatacaattatttaaagaaaaactcAAATTAAATAAAGTTATCCATTTTGTCCGAAAAAttcaataagaaaattttcaaaatttattattCACGTTACTTCATTCTGAACGatgaaaaaatgtttccaaactaATAGCCACCTTAACTAATAAACACCTTAAAACTTATAAACTctgaaaatatgtatattaaaaaataaataaaaaaaattaaaataaatgtaaggcgcgatagcctacgaagagattttaggccgagctatTAAAAAGTTTTGCCAAAATAAACTCCGAAAATATTTTCTAAACATAATCAGTTACGTGCTGTTTAGAAGGCCAGGACTTACATGACGAGCAACCCTGCCTCATTTTTACACTTTTGAAGTTTTAGAACCAATGAGCTGACTCAACCAATGCTGGAGCTCAGTATGTTAAGATGAAACTAAGGGGGATTACCGCAACTCAAAAGTCATCATTAGTCGGTTCTAAACTTCAATTCGCTATAGAATGCTCAAAACGAGTTCGGCAATGGTTTTGAGGCTATCACAGTATTTTCTATTGTGAACAGTTTTGGTTTTTACcttgttataaaaaaatcaccATTCTTTAATAACTTCGAATAGTCAATTTGATAGCTAATTACGTATCGAACTTATTTTTATAGAACGTTGGATACGACACGTCGACATTTTGTTTTATGGAAAGCGAAAAGGATCATTTGATACTCGAtcttgttcgatatcgaattacggaaagccactcCTGATATCATATCCACCAACGACCCCTTAAGACCGTGGAGGACCTGAAGGTAAGTTCCGAGTCTTTGGTCGTTtcgttagttgttgttgttgttgtagcgataaggatacttcccgaaggccttggggagtgttatggacgttgatagtcctttgccggatgcagatccgatacgttccggtaccaagcacgaCCACctggggaacgatttgttatgaccatatgcgaccttcttggccatctcgccctcccaccacatagatccatgaggagttcggggtcgctagagcctcggctgttaatgaaacaggattcgccacggataggtgaggttgacaattgggtttggagaagctatatattgcgctggcaacctgaaagggttgcgctacacaaccccttgaatctgttattttagtcgccccttacgacaggcatacctacggcgggtatattccgaccccctaacccgctggggtatcgATGGTGGTGTCGGTTTGCTTGAGATTTGGCTATCGTCGGCTTAGATTGCAAGCTTGCTAATCGacataaaaaaattctatatGTCAGGCAAAAAATTATTCGAATGTTTCATTGCACTCATCATAAGGTTGGTTTACTTTGTGTACGGCTTTGATGTTACTGATATGTTAGGTTGGCTAAGCTCCTGCTGCATCAAAAAGTCATTTTTGGGAAAAATGGTACTTAGCAAGTTTGCACTCTAGCCAACGACACAAGTATGCACCACAATATAAACACGAGATGAGTACTGGCCTGGATAGCTGCCTTGAGTTGATACTCAGCATgagctatctatatatataaaaagaagtgtacattttgattgtcactccataactcgagaacggatagaaagattgccatgaaatttttaggataacttaataggaacccggagagtgtttgtgaaaagtttttttttcgggaagtggaccagggaccgatttattctaaactgtcgtatatatggctcgatttgcctgaaatttggtatgtaggtaacgttatatctagaataaaatgtcggataatttttcttccgggaagtggaccaggatacatactggtggctagggtctcgagaaataggataaaaagtggacccgggtgcccctagaatgtgtttatacaatatggatatcaaatgaaagctgttgctgagagcttttaagtaattttcattgcgatattcgatttagtcgcatcaacctggcaaaactgacaaatatgcatgcgaagccgaaataaagacatgaattaataatacctacatacctatttacatacgtcctattcgatttgcctgaatttggcatataaatttgcctatattagtatttccgatgcttttttccgggaagtagaccagaggcggactgggactgggattaggactgggactgagactcggagtgggactgggactgagactcggaatgggactggaacaaaatacataccaccctctgggactggcaataagatatgaagaagaatgagaaaaacttgagagaagagaaaagagagaaggagaaggagactgagaaagagatagaatgagacgaagatggagatagatgaagcgaaaaatacggagggaggagtgaatacaaaaattaggaaaaagtgtagaggggcgagggagagttagacggaaaaagcttattaaaatgtacgcagatatacaaatttagggcagaacaacgtctgccgggtctgtagTACAAGATAAAATTAACAATTAATAAATCTCATTAGGGCACCTGAACCTTCCCATCGATAGTAATTTTTCTTACGGATAAAAAAACTTGTTTGATTTCATTACTGCGCAAACCTCCTTGTAAAGATAGTATTGTTCCTACGCCACTACTAAGGTTTTTGGAAATTTCCGTGCGCTGGCTGGCCAACATCTTAAACTGGGCTACATTTCGTGGTATTCGATACTCCGAGTCAGTAGTTTCACCCACGGAATCACCAAATTACACACCTCAACGCGGGGACATGAAATTGGTAGATAATCATAAATGGGACAAATGTGTAAGGCTCCAATCTTAAAGACAATGAGATGAAGCGTCATTTAAGGCTACCGGCCAACCCGTCTTATGGGCGCCAGATATAAGTTGCATGCCTGTTAGAACTGTGTACTAAGAACTAATAAGAACTATTATAGAGGCGAAAATGGTCAATATTTAAGAGCACCATTAAGTACTAAGCAGTCATTCTAGAAGACAAATGCTTTTTTTTTACTAACTTCGGGGTATGACGCTTATCACTCTTCACTATCAACTTTCATAAACGTTTAAACAGGAAAAAATGGGATATCTTCGAAAGGACTATATGAGTTCCAACAACGCATCATTCAAGCATTTATCGCTAGAGGCCACACACGCGTCCTCACTCTAATCCATATAGAATTCGTAAGTTTTCTTGACAACTCACAACTTCTAACACAATTGCGTCCTCGCTACAGCAAATTGTACATTTTTAAACTAAACCCTGAACACGGAGTCATCCCAACAGCAAACTAATTTCTTTGCACTTTTGATAAGTGACTTTCATAGCATTTCCTCGACTGATCGTGATCATTAGACAGAGCTGGGAGTAATTTTACAACAATGGCAACAGAGGCTAAGTGTTCGCCAACTTAGTTTCGCTTCTGATATTGTAACAAACTCAATATGCATACAGCTTGGGGAGAGTTCCCTTATGATGAATGATTTCGCGGATATCACAACAATAAAATCCCAAAAAATAATGGCTTTTAAATAGAATACGCTAAAACTTCACTTTTGTAAGAGGCGACTTCCCTAGAAGGTTCTAGGGGTTTaaaaaggtaaaagtctagttgaggggtcgactgctaatacgctaccaaatatatcgagagaggtgtcaaacgacgcgtcttgacatcagtattaataatccgaaggcggaaaataaaaattttaactcgttcaaaagatattaacgaaaaaccgaacaaTTACCCGCGGGTCCATCCAAacccgggggtggaatccatagtatttttgcgcagagcgcctttctgcgttggcggccttcggccgcgcttatgagaaataaccctgggctacgccatgccaagtccgggtgtgtggtataaccaaaggtaaaagtctagttgaggggtcgattgctaatacgctaccaaaaatatcgagagaggtgtcaaaagacgcatattaatctcgagaacaataatccgaaggcggaaaaaaaattttatctctgtccggagatatttgcagttgaagttggcgattttcatatggttgttgttgtgtttgtacccacaaaaaaaattgtgcatcaacGTGGCGGTAGctacgcgtcttgacatcagtattaataatccggaggcggaaaataaaaattttaactcgttcaaacgatattaacgaaaaaccgaaaaaagacctgcgggtaccgggggtgggatccatagtatttttgcgcacaaCACCttcctgcgttggcggccttcggccgcgcttttaaaaaataaccctgggctacgccatgccaagtccggatgtgtggccttcggattattgttctcgagattaatacgcgtcttttgacacctctctcgatatttttggtagcgtattagcagtcgacccctcaactagacttttacccatacTTATCTTATGCCGCAGACGAATCGGAAACCCAATGCATTTATGTAAATCCTCCCTAAGCGTCTTATTGTCAGCGAAGTCTTAAAGTATTCTATCAGCAAAGGGTTAAAGAACATGTCAACGCAACCCTGCGTTGAACAGCTGAGAGGGATTGACTTTTACAATGAAGAACAAGACGcaagttttttaataaatatacatCACAGGATTTTAGCCAAACAAATAACAAAACGATTATTGTAGTAAAGTGAATTTAAACTCGAAATAAAACTTCAATTTAAAGATGACATCACGTAAACGCAGTGGCAGCGGCTCCTCGAAGCGGCCCAAAGAGAaagttgtttatatttatgaattATTCTTTCGTGGTGAAGATCCAACCACAAATAGTCCAGAATTTTGGAATGAATTTTTCCTACTGCAACCCAATGTGGAATCACTGGAAGCTGAAATTTCCAAATTAACTTGCGAACAATTTACGATAGTTAATAAAAATCTtaatttaatatttcataaaagtatAGAAATGTTGAAAACAGGTTAGTTAGTATTTAGGCGGAGCAACAATTATAACACTATTTTAATATATCTGCAACTTTCCTCTAGATCATCCAAAGCGTTTGTGCAATAGTCTTCAAACATTATGCTCGCTATTTTATGCCATTTTTAAAAAATCCTCAGCAGATAATTCATTTAATTATTTAAGTGAAATATTTGGTTATGAACAGATGGATAATTGGATGAGACAATTAATGGACAATTGCAATCAAATATTATTGGGTATGTTGGATAAATGCTTTTTGTGCAAATTGTACTATTTGTTAATGCATATAATTTTTAGGTGAAGTCACAGAAAGCGCTAGATTTATGTGTCTGAAATTGCTTTTAGTAATTGTGACTGGAACGGACAACGTTAGCCAAAATGTGCTGTTGGAATACCTCACAGTTCATACTCTATTCGATGCATTCGTACGTTTGCTAAGTGATCCCATATTGCGTGCACAAAATGGTCACGATGTTGTTATTTTACTGACCATTTTGGTTAACTATAGAAAGCATGAAACTACTAATCCTTATGTGGTGCAATTATCAATCTTAGCTGACGAAATGGCACTTAATGGGTATGATCaaaattcttttatttatatgtttttaaatggtgcaacaaaaaattgGAACTGAAAATTTTACATCGAGGTCTTCTAATGCCAAGCCTCGGAAACAAAAAATGTCAACAGTTGATTGTGCTTAAGGGATTAGTTTAGTTAGAATAAGTCTCTTGGCCAGAACTGAGTATTACCTGTGCAACCCGAAGGAGGTTACGCATGGCGCATTGTCAACGATGTATAATGACAGGATTGCATTAACGTTTGGTTATCCTATTTCGTATAGGAGGGGCAGTCATACATGTTGAAACTGCAAATTTCCCGTTcgcccgttagaggatattgataacaatatgtGTGTGTTCGCCCTATTGGACGGgtgaaacactgctacaacaacaacaacagcataggGCTCCGTCAGAGGCGATGTGAGTCCCCCAGCGGGTCAAGGGGTTAGAAAATACCCGCGGTaggaatgcctgtcgtaagaggcgactaaaataccagattcaaggagttgtgtatcGCAACCTTTttaagttgccagcgcaatatatagcttcttcaaacccaattgctaacctcacctagccgtggcgaatcctgtttcattaacagccgaggctctggcgagggGAGggagggagggagggatggcctcaaggtttaatgtggccatacaaatcgttcccgagatggtcgggctagtaccttaatggtgctgtgttaccggagcgtaccggatctgtatccggcaaaggaccatcacatcgataacactcgtcaaagccttcggggagtaaccttatcgctacaacaacaatttgTGAACCTAAACTAAGCGAGtgaaatcctgttacaaatatgaatgtatctcACATTATTCGCAGGCtcgactctggcgaccccaagttcctcatgaagcCAGggggtcatattaatcgttcccgaaatgatagggctagcaccttaatggtgtttgttaccggaacgtaccggatctatatccgacaaaggagcatcaacatggataacactcgccaaaaccTTCGTGGAGTGGCTTTATCCTTAatactacaataacaacaacaattatttATACCCTCAATATATAGAAGCAGGTCGGTGCCTCACTACTCTTGTCGTAATGACCTTATGAAAGAAGTTGTAACTCTGTAACGCTTCTGTTACCCCACTTCACGCTTTCTATGAAAACATCTTAGCTTGCCTATAGCACTGATCTCCCCCTATATGTTAAAGCTGTAACACTGTGGGTGGTTAATGAAAATTACATTGCCTCCCTACCGTTCTGAAGGGATTGTTTCGGCGGTAACATCATCTCCGGGAGATGAACACAGTGCTTAACGTTTACAAATTGAAATTCCATATTTCGCCAGAAAAAAATTATCtgatattgttattgttattaactgCCTCTAGGGAAACTATTCATCTCCTTGACCTAGTCCTGTAGTCAATAAGAGTTTACTTGCACTATCCTTAAAAGGGTTGGACAAAGGCCATTAGTTTTATTGGTCAAAGTAGAACACTATTTGTAAGCTACTACAACGAAAACATCACTTTACTTAAACTTAAGAAATACCTATCACCAACCCTCTTTCTTTTTTTCAGCTATGGTCAAATGATATCACAATCTCTTATAGATTTTTGTCGACAGTATATGCAGAGTTTATCGAATGTGCAGTCTTCATCTTGGTTTTCATCATTATCGAACATTGTAGGTAACATGTTTGTTTCGGATGAGGGATGTGAACGGGTACAGCAAATTAAAGCTAACAATGGATTATTGTTGGCACTTTACGAAGCCGTACATCTTAATCGCAATTTCATTACCACTTTGGCTCACACTCAAGCAGAATCAAGTGCACCACCATCACCTAGTAATACACTAAGTTTAACACAGCCAGTACCAGATTTGGCAACTGCACCCATTATTGATATGACACAATATCCAACCAATTTATTGGTTGCACTTTTCCAATATTGGTAAGTCACATATGTTTGAATTTATGACGTTTGTAattagtacacatttttttttaaagctcaATTGTAATGCAAGATAACAAAAACGAATCCAGCGTAGCTAATTTAAAGCTATGTTTCCTTATACTCACTTGCATTTCTGAGGACCAATATGCCAACTCAATGATGCATGATAGTAATTTAACATTTAAAGTTATGCTACATCGCGCACAAATGCGTCATCGCAAACTACATGTGGATCGTGTGGGAAAATCACAACCTTTAGCTGCAACTTTACTTGATTTACTCGTAGAGTTTATTGTTTCGCatttaatgaaaaaatttccTATGGAATTATATTTACTTTGTGTTGGAGTTATTCACCGTGTGCTTTGCTATCAAAAACGTTGTCGTGTGCGTTTAAATTATCCCTGGAAAGAGTTGTGGTCAGCACTGATTGGTTTGCTACGATTTTTGGCAAATCAAGAGCAAACTTTAgtcaaaaaatgtaatattttttatttatcattacaggtaaaattttgatttacatatctttaataaatagtaaataaatagaaacaaatctatttttaggtagtgaacatttttaatttgtttatcaCATACGGCGATACATTTTTGGCGACTACAAATAGTTATGATGAATTATATTATGAATTGAACAGAGAAGAAAAAGTATTTTCCGAAATACATGCAATGggtaagaaaaaatataaagtacGAGTACAAAGGCACATACATTTCGTAATTCGCAATTCAGTTTGGAAACCACATAGCACGTAGTGTAAGCAAATATTTGTCTAAAATATTTTAGCCTTTTAGGGATTTCCCACaatctcgaaaagaagtccatAATGTAAAATGAATTGCTGGTAGCATATTTTAACAATTAGTTAAGTTGTGAATCACAATTGGGCCATAGGTTGGCCTTATTCCGGAAAattcaatacaaatattttcaattttttttatttcttttgtcaTTCTTCATTTTACTACATCCTGCACTCCAAAAAAATTTCGGACGAATATCCCCTCCATTTTTTTCAGTGGCTTATATACACGATTAGTATTTCTCCCGTCCCTATTGGGGTCGTTCTAGATAATTTTAAGTGTTTTTGGGTTCACTTAGGAATAATTTCAGAAATGTTTTCGACAATATTTCGGGATTACATTACTGTCATCTGGGAACCGGAAAgggatcatttcgagattgttttcgggAACAGTTCGGGGTTGTCTCCAAAATATATCGATATTGTTCTCGGGAC contains:
- the LOC137252276 gene encoding armadillo-like helical domain-containing protein 3, which encodes MTSRKRSGSGSSKRPKEKVVYIYELFFRGEDPTTNSPEFWNEFFLLQPNVESLEAEISKLTCEQFTIVNKNLNLIFHKSIEMLKTDHPKRLCNSLQTLCSLFYAIFKKSSADNSFNYLSEIFGYEQMDNWMRQLMDNCNQILLGEVTESARFMCLKLLLVIVTGTDNVSQNVLLEYLTVHTLFDAFVRLLSDPILRAQNGHDVVILLTILVNYRKHETTNPYVVQLSILADEMALNGYGQMISQSLIDFCRQYMQSLSNVQSSSWFSSLSNIVGNMFVSDEGCERVQQIKANNGLLLALYEAVHLNRNFITTLAHTQAESSAPPSPSNTLSLTQPVPDLATAPIIDMTQYPTNLLVALFQYCSIVMQDNKNESSVANLKLCFLILTCISEDQYANSMMHDSNLTFKVMLHRAQMRHRKLHVDRVGKSQPLAATLLDLLVEFIVSHLMKKFPMELYLLCVGVIHRVLCYQKRCRVRLNYPWKELWSALIGLLRFLANQEQTLVKKCNIFYLSLQVVNIFNLFITYGDTFLATTNSYDELYYELNREEKVFSEIHAMVLRYTTMADCEYKDDVIKLLNALVNILAIVKHFQNKIKEWLAEQGLSTPTEDQILDVVRKNYDLTLKLQDSLDHYERYAEAPRHSGFFKTMVRDVVIDTRKHIYDYVKETIAIIPEQNVILATNIAVSST